One genomic segment of Helianthus annuus cultivar XRQ/B chromosome 14, HanXRQr2.0-SUNRISE, whole genome shotgun sequence includes these proteins:
- the LOC110903943 gene encoding histone-lysine N-methyltransferase CLF, producing the protein MSSPKDHPLSSTAAGRSDFPVVSTPDAALQEGTTSLSQVSLVIDSLKNEQDAERCAYIKKRMEENRMKLAGITKKNHMLAEERKNLGIINGGKVDNLLTKRQKDAIHMQNGNHISSSQDNGHASVILLGYGIPVKSCVPPIKLPKVEKLPPYTTWIFLDRNQTMTEDQSVVGRRRIYYDDGGEALICSDSEEENIDDNDKKKEFFESEDNIIWSTIKQTGSSDIVYELLAKRLSRTPCEIKERYESLKCSKTTDADFNPNSFFDQDLEEAQDSLDKLFCRRCLIFDCKLHGCSQELIFPAEKKGSMQSMNDENVPCGPHCYLQLNTEQTITVSSAAASGVPVTKEKSSGVFLRKRLKTSQNAQKDSASFDSEAIPVHDVNMNTTNRSPPSPNKTKRARTSITSGSKDSNEFSSSSTKEKFLSTTQPRKKDTFVPTGNALSRNNAKKKNLSVYGHTSRKVTDFESWRTLEKCLIKQGVQIYGRNSCLIARNIMLGEKTCAEVYHVLQYHLNELYSRGSNSISSQDDDRAESNENMGTARRRRSNFFHRRGRFRRLKYTWKSAGSRIMRKRNSDKKDTHCVQYNPCGCQSVCGGDCSCLASGTCCEKFCGCPKTCKNRFRGCHCAKSQCRSRQCPCFAANRECDPDLCQHCWISCGDGTLGSPGKKGNSYECQNVKLLLKQKQRILLGRSEVSGWGAFSKDSVPKDGYLGEYTGELISHYEADKRGKIYDRENCSFLFNLNDQYVLDAYRKGDKLKFANHSPDPNCYAKVMMVAGDHRVGIFAKESISAGEELFYDYRYEPDKAPSWAKKPEDCGSRREDPGSSSGRAKKIA; encoded by the exons ATGTCGTCACCCAAGGACCACCCTCTCTCCTCCACCGCTGCTGGAAGATCGGACTTTCCAGTTGTTTCTACG CCGGATGCAGCACTGCAAGAAGGAACTACAAGTCTTTCACAGGTTTCACTAGTTATTGACTCATTGAAGAACGAACAAGACGCTGAACGTTGTGCTTATATCAAG AAAAGAATGGAGGAGAACCGGATGAAACTGGCTGGAATTACTAAAAAAAATCACATGTTGGCTGAAGAAAGAAAAAATTTAGGGATAATAAACGGAGGTAAAGTTGACAATCTGTTGACAAAGAGGCAGAAGGATGCAATTCATATGCAAAATGGAAATCATATAAGCAGCTCTCAAGACAACGGACATGCTTCTGTAATTCTTCTAGGATATGGCATTCCAGTAAAAAGTTGTGTTCCGCCCATTAAGCTTCCGAAAGTGGAGAAATTACCTCCTTATACCACATGGATTTTCTTGGATAG AAATCAAACAATGACAGAAGATCAATCTGTAGTAGGGCGAAGGAGAATATATTATGACGACGGGGGTGAAGCTTTGATCTGCAGTGATAGTGAGGAAGAAAATATTGACGATAACGACAAGAAGAAAGAGTTCTTTGAGTCTGAAGATAACATCATTTG GTCAACTATTAAACAGACCGGGTCATCTGATATCGTTTATGAATTATTAGCCAAACGCTTGTCTAGAACACCTTGTGAAATCAAG GAACGATATGAATCTCTTAAATGCTCTAAGACTACGGATGCTGACTTCAATCCGAACTCATTTTTTGATCAAGATCTTGAAGAAGCTCAGGATTCATTAGACAAACTTTTCTGTCGCAGATGCCTA ATATTTGACTGTAAATTACATGGGTGTTCACAAGAGCTTATATTTCCT GCTGAAAAGAAAGGTTCTATGCAAAGCATGAATGACGAAAATGTCCCTTGTGGTCCACATTGTTATCTCCAG CTCAACACTGAACAAACAATCACCGTTTCGTCAGCAGCTGCTAGTGGTGTTCCAGTAACTAAGGAAAAATCGAGTGGCGTGTTTCTAAGGAAGAGGTTAAAGACTTCACAAAATGCTCAAAAAGATTCTGCAAGCTTCGACTCTGAAGCTATCCCAGTTCATGATGTGAATATGAACACTACTAATCGTTCTCCACCATCACCAAATAAAACGAAACGGGCCAGAACATCTATAACAAGTGGAAGCAAAGATTCCAATGAATTCAGCTCATCATCAACAAAGGAAAAGTTTTTGAGTACAACACAGCCTAGGAAAAAAGACACTTTTGTCCCTACCGGTAATGCATTAAGTAGGAACAACGCAAAAAAGAAAAACCTGTCCGTGTATGGTCATACTAGTAGAAAAGTAACTGATTTTGAATCTTGGAGAACTTTGGAGAAGTGTCTAATTAAACAGGGTGTCCAGATATATGGCAGAAACAG CTGTTTAATAGCTAGGAATATAATGCTCGGGGAGAAGACATGTGCTGAGGTGTACCATGTCCTGCAATATCATTTAAATGAGCTATATTCTCGAGGGAGTAATAGCATAAGTTCTCAAGATGATGATAGGGCTGAGAGTAATGAGAATATG GGAACTGCACGAAGAAGACGATCAAACTTCTTTCATAGAAGAGGAAGATTTCGCCGTTTAAAGTACACATGGAAGTCTGCTGGTTCCCGTATAATGAGGAAACGGAATTCTGATAAAAAAGATACGCATTGTGTCCAGTACAATCCATGTGGGTGTCAATCTGTATGTGGTGGTGATTGTTCTTGCCTCGCAAGTGGCACATGTTGTGAGAAATTCTGCGG ATGCCCGAAAACTTGCAAAAATCGTTTTAGGGGATGTCATTGTGCCAAAAGCCAGTGCAGAAGTCGCCAGTGCCCTTGCTTTGCTGCTAATAGAGAATGTGACCCTGATTTATGCCAACATTGCTGGATCAG CTGCGGTGATGGGACTCTAGGAAGCCCGGGGAAGAAAGGCAATAGTTATGAGTGCCAGAATGTGAAGCTTCTCCTCAAACAAAAACAAAGG ATTTTGCTAGGAAGATCTGAGGTCTCAGGCTGGGGTGCTTTCTCAAAG gATAGTGTACCTAAAGATGGATATCTGGGTGAATACACCGGAGAGTTGATCTCTCATTATGAAGCTGACAAGCGTGGAAAGATCTATGATCGTGAAaattgttcatttcttttcaaccttAATGACCAA TATGTTCTTGATGCATACCGAAAAGGCGACAAACTAAAATTCGCTAATCATTCACCAGACCCGAATTGTTATGCAAAG GTTATGATGGTGGCTGGAGATCACCGGGTGGGGATATTTGCGAAAGAAAGCATCTCTGCTGGAGAAGAACTGTTTTATGATTATCGCTATGAACCCGACAAGGCTCCTTCTTGGGCTAAGAAGCCTGAGGACTGTGGTTCAAGGAGAGAAGACCCTGGTTCTTCAAGCGGGCGGGCCAAGAAGATTGCTTAA
- the LOC110903944 gene encoding sm-like protein LSM36B has translation MSGTEAVAREKGSSTTKTPADFLKSIRGRPVVVKLNSGVDYRGILACLDGYMNIAMEQTEEYVNGQLKNKYGDAFIRGNNVLYISTSKSTLAEGA, from the exons ATGAGCGGAACAGAAGCCGTAGCAAGAGAGAAAGGCTCATCAACAACCAAAACCCCTGCCGATTTTCTCAAATCCATTCGTGGCAGACCTGTTGTTGTCAAATTGAACTCTGGAGTCGATTATAGAG GTATCTTGGCTTGTTTGGATGGATATATGAACATAGCAATGGAGCAAACCGAAGAATATGTTAATGGACAACTAAAAAACAAATACGGGGATGCGTTTATTCGAGGGAACAATG TTCTTTACATCAGTACATCCAAGAGTACCCTTGCAGAAGGTGCCTAG